One genomic window of Micromonospora sp. WMMD1128 includes the following:
- a CDS encoding glycoside hydrolase family 15 protein — MESYPAIEDHGLIGDLQTAALVTCDGTIDWFCAPRFDSPSIFAALLDREKGGYFRIAPHDVRYVTKQLYLPGTPILITRFISADGVAEVMDFMPVTGERITDAHRLVRMVNMVRGSMRFKVECRPRFDYARQKHQLERHRNGYVFRSPSETLTFNPVDPVRQLIAQGGDIRLDDDDLVAYGTLNEGDTGGVVLETAGTEPRIISPEEVQGMFEWTRDYWRRWVERSRYTGRWREMVERSAITLKLMTYAPTGAMIAAPTAALPELVGGTRNWDYRYTWVRDTSFSVHALLGLGFTDEVSSYMNWLDERIREAGDHQDPLKIMYRVDGSSDLHEEVLDHLEGYRGSRPVRIGNGAADQLQLDIHGEALYAMHLADEQGIRVSHQVWKSTVRMVDWLCHNWDQRDAGIWESRHHPRNYTFGRVMSWVALDRAIRLATRTGRPGDMSCWIEQRNRIYNQVMARGYHRERESFVQAYDENVLDAALLAMPSVGFVTPSDPLWRSTLASIERDLVSDSLVHRYDPVHSPDGLPGHEGTFNMCTFWYVEALARTGRLDDARLTFEKMITFSNHLGLYAEEIAATGEQIGNYPQAFSHLSLINSALALNDLIDAEADARRRQ, encoded by the coding sequence GTGGAGAGCTATCCGGCGATCGAGGATCACGGGCTCATCGGCGACCTGCAAACCGCCGCGCTGGTGACCTGCGACGGCACGATCGACTGGTTCTGCGCGCCGCGCTTCGACTCGCCGAGCATCTTCGCCGCGCTGCTGGACCGGGAGAAGGGCGGCTACTTCCGGATCGCCCCGCACGACGTCAGGTACGTCACCAAGCAGCTCTACCTGCCCGGCACCCCGATCCTGATCACACGGTTCATCAGCGCGGACGGCGTCGCCGAGGTGATGGACTTCATGCCGGTCACCGGCGAGCGGATCACCGACGCGCACCGCCTGGTCCGCATGGTCAACATGGTCCGGGGCAGCATGCGCTTCAAAGTCGAGTGCCGGCCCCGGTTCGACTACGCCCGGCAGAAGCACCAGCTCGAACGCCACCGCAACGGGTACGTCTTCCGCAGCCCGTCGGAGACCCTCACGTTCAACCCGGTCGACCCGGTGCGGCAGCTCATCGCCCAGGGCGGCGACATCCGCCTGGACGACGACGACCTGGTCGCGTACGGCACGCTCAACGAGGGCGACACCGGCGGGGTGGTCCTGGAGACGGCCGGCACGGAACCACGGATCATCTCCCCGGAAGAGGTCCAGGGGATGTTCGAGTGGACCCGGGACTACTGGCGGCGCTGGGTCGAACGCTCCCGCTACACCGGCCGGTGGCGGGAGATGGTCGAACGCTCCGCCATCACGCTGAAGCTCATGACGTACGCGCCGACCGGCGCGATGATCGCCGCGCCCACCGCCGCGCTGCCCGAGCTGGTCGGCGGCACGCGCAACTGGGACTACCGCTACACCTGGGTACGCGACACCTCGTTCTCCGTGCACGCGCTGCTCGGCCTCGGCTTCACCGACGAGGTCAGCAGCTACATGAACTGGCTCGACGAGCGGATCCGCGAGGCCGGCGACCACCAGGACCCGTTGAAGATCATGTATCGGGTGGACGGCTCCTCCGACCTGCACGAGGAGGTGCTCGACCACCTGGAGGGCTACCGCGGCTCCCGCCCGGTGCGGATCGGCAACGGCGCGGCCGACCAACTCCAGCTCGACATCCACGGCGAGGCGCTCTACGCCATGCACCTCGCCGACGAGCAGGGCATCCGGGTGTCCCACCAGGTGTGGAAGAGCACCGTCCGGATGGTCGACTGGCTCTGCCACAACTGGGACCAGCGCGACGCCGGCATCTGGGAGAGCCGGCACCACCCCCGCAACTACACCTTCGGCCGGGTGATGTCCTGGGTGGCGCTTGACCGGGCCATCCGGCTGGCCACCCGCACCGGCCGCCCCGGAGACATGAGCTGCTGGATCGAGCAGCGGAACCGGATCTACAACCAGGTCATGGCCCGTGGTTACCACCGGGAACGCGAAAGCTTCGTGCAGGCGTACGACGAGAACGTGCTCGACGCCGCGCTGCTGGCCATGCCGTCGGTCGGCTTCGTCACGCCGAGCGACCCGCTGTGGCGCTCCACCCTGGCGTCGATCGAACGGGACCTGGTCTCGGACAGCCTGGTCCACCGCTACGACCCGGTGCACTCCCCCGACGGCCTCCCCGGCCACGAGGGCACCTTCAACATGTGCACCTTCTGGTACGTCGAGGCGCTGGCCCGCACCGGACGCCTGGACGACGCCCGCCTCACCTTCGAGAAGATGATCACGTTCAGCAACCACCTCGGCCTGTACGCCGAGGAGATCGCCGCGACGGGTGAGCAGATCGGCAACTACCCGCAGGCGTTCAGCCACCTCTCCCTGATCAACTCGGCGCTGGCGCTGAACGACCTGATCGACGCCGAGGCCGACGCCCGCCGCCGCCAGTAG
- a CDS encoding NAD(P)/FAD-dependent oxidoreductase: MTELREDGYEVLVIGGGAAGLSGALMLARARRSVLVVDGGNPRNAPADGVHALLALDGVPPAELLARGRDEVRRYGGHLLTGEVEAVRRDGDGFDVTLADSRRVRAGQVLVATGLVDELPEVPGLRERWGRDLVHCPYCHGWEVRDRPIGVIGSGPMSVHQTLLFRQWSDDVVLFRHAAPPLTDEQAEQLAARGVPVVEGEVAAVEVVGDRLTGVRLRDGRTVAREVLTVAPRMVARAGFLAALGLRAVPHESGSGEYVPADPAGRTEVPGVWVAGNVTDLSAQVGAAAAAGARTAAMINADLVAAETRAAVEARRGGDRPRETALT, translated from the coding sequence ATGACCGAACTGAGGGAAGACGGCTACGAGGTGTTGGTGATCGGCGGCGGCGCGGCCGGGCTGAGCGGGGCGCTGATGCTGGCCCGGGCCCGCCGGTCGGTGCTGGTGGTCGACGGGGGCAACCCGCGCAACGCGCCGGCCGACGGGGTGCACGCGCTGCTGGCCCTCGACGGCGTGCCGCCGGCCGAGCTGCTGGCGCGCGGGCGGGACGAGGTCCGCCGCTACGGCGGGCACCTGCTCACCGGCGAGGTCGAGGCGGTACGCCGCGACGGCGACGGGTTCGACGTGACGCTCGCCGACAGCCGCCGGGTGCGCGCCGGCCAGGTGCTGGTGGCCACCGGTCTGGTGGACGAGCTGCCGGAGGTGCCCGGGCTGCGCGAGCGCTGGGGCCGGGACCTGGTGCACTGCCCGTACTGCCACGGGTGGGAGGTGCGCGACCGGCCGATCGGGGTGATCGGCAGCGGCCCGATGTCGGTGCACCAGACGCTGCTGTTCCGGCAGTGGAGCGACGACGTGGTCCTCTTCCGCCACGCCGCGCCGCCGCTCACCGACGAGCAGGCCGAGCAGCTCGCCGCGCGCGGCGTGCCGGTGGTCGAGGGCGAGGTCGCGGCCGTCGAGGTGGTCGGGGACCGGCTGACCGGGGTACGCCTGCGCGACGGTCGCACGGTCGCCCGCGAGGTGCTGACCGTCGCGCCCCGGATGGTGGCGCGGGCCGGGTTCCTGGCGGCGCTGGGGTTGCGCGCGGTGCCGCACGAGAGCGGGTCGGGCGAGTACGTGCCGGCCGACCCGGCGGGGCGTACCGAGGTTCCCGGGGTGTGGGTGGCGGGCAACGTGACCGACCTGTCGGCGCAGGTCGGCGCCGCGGCGGCGGCCGGCGCCCGGACGGCCGCGATGATCAACGCGGATCTGGTGGCCGCGGAGACGCGCGCGGCGGTCGAGGCACGTCGCGGGGGCGACCGACCGCGCGAAACGGCCCTAACCTGA
- a CDS encoding XRE family transcriptional regulator, translated as MDDDLDQALDAVGPRLRALRRERETTLADLSAATGISVSTLSRLESGGRRPTLELLLPLAKAHGVTLDELVGAPPTGDPRIHLRPVAAFGMTMLPLTRRPGGIQAYKLIIPAGGRAEPEPKTHEGYEWVYVLNGRLRLVLGEHDLVLAPGEAAEFDTRVPHWFGRADDQGVEFLSLFGSQGERAHLRARPRG; from the coding sequence ATGGATGACGACCTCGACCAGGCCCTCGACGCGGTCGGCCCCCGGCTGCGCGCCCTGCGCCGCGAGCGGGAGACCACGCTCGCCGACCTCTCCGCCGCCACCGGCATCTCGGTCAGCACGCTGTCCCGGCTGGAGTCCGGTGGCCGCCGGCCCACGCTCGAGCTGCTCCTCCCGCTGGCCAAAGCGCACGGCGTCACCCTCGACGAGCTGGTCGGCGCGCCACCCACCGGCGATCCGCGCATCCACCTGCGGCCGGTCGCCGCGTTCGGGATGACCATGCTGCCGCTCACCCGACGGCCCGGCGGCATCCAGGCGTACAAGCTGATCATCCCGGCCGGCGGCCGGGCCGAACCCGAGCCGAAGACCCACGAGGGGTACGAGTGGGTCTACGTGCTCAACGGACGGCTGCGCCTGGTGCTCGGCGAACACGACCTGGTGCTCGCCCCCGGCGAGGCGGCCGAGTTCGACACCCGGGTGCCGCACTGGTTCGGCCGCGCCGACGACCAGGGGGTGGAGTTCCTCAGCCTCTTCGGCAGCCAGGGCGAGCGCGCCCACCTGCGCGCCCGCCCCCGCGGCTGA
- a CDS encoding alpha/beta fold hydrolase: MSYADVRGLRIWYEEHGAGKPLVLLHGSYGSTETFAAVRPALATRRRLIAVDLQGHGRTADVARPLRHESMADDLAALLDHLDLPEVDLLGYSLGGGVALRTAIQHPTLVRRLVLVSTPFRRRGWHPEPLAAMSAHDERAAERMRGTPAHERYARVAPRPQDWPTLWARSGELLRRDYDWSAEVAALPMPVLLVFADADAIPVRHMADFFALLGGGRRDTDDRPASRLAILPGLTHADVVTSPALPAAVLPFLTHSARAPG, translated from the coding sequence GTGAGCTATGCGGACGTACGCGGGCTGCGGATCTGGTACGAGGAGCACGGCGCCGGCAAGCCGCTGGTGCTGCTGCACGGCTCCTACGGCTCGACGGAGACGTTCGCGGCGGTCCGGCCCGCGCTCGCCACCCGCCGCCGGCTGATCGCGGTCGACCTCCAGGGCCACGGCCGCACCGCCGACGTGGCCCGGCCGCTGCGCCACGAGTCGATGGCCGACGACCTGGCCGCGCTGCTGGACCACCTCGACCTGCCCGAGGTCGACCTGCTCGGCTACTCGCTCGGCGGCGGGGTGGCCCTGCGTACCGCCATCCAGCACCCCACGCTTGTCCGCCGCCTGGTCCTGGTCTCCACGCCGTTCCGGCGGCGGGGCTGGCACCCGGAGCCGCTGGCCGCGATGTCCGCCCACGACGAGCGCGCCGCCGAACGGATGCGCGGCACCCCGGCCCACGAACGGTACGCGCGGGTCGCGCCCCGGCCGCAGGACTGGCCCACGCTCTGGGCGCGCAGCGGTGAGCTGCTGCGCCGCGACTACGACTGGTCGGCCGAGGTGGCCGCGCTGCCGATGCCGGTGCTGCTGGTCTTCGCCGACGCCGACGCGATCCCGGTGCGCCACATGGCCGACTTCTTCGCCCTGCTCGGCGGCGGCCGGCGGGACACGGACGACCGCCCAGCGTCCCGGCTGGCCATACTGCCCGGCCTGACCCACGCCGACGTGGTCACGTCGCCCGCCCTGCCGGCGGCGGTCCTGCCGTTCCTCACCCACAGCGCACGGGCTCCCGGCTGA
- a CDS encoding ROK family transcriptional regulator has protein sequence MLKDLAADRQAQGDTRRRNLGALLRRVHLGGPASRVELADRMGVNRSTVLALTSELAAAGLVREVPATASGRAGRPSFVVRPESDTVYVLAFDIAVDRLVAARVALGGAVSARLEATRPRAGVDLDSVVSVLAGFGRELHRDAPPGAVCVGIGASYCGMIRPGDGMVRFGPDLGWVDQAFGAELARRLDLGLPVLVGNEAHLGAMAEHQRGAGVGAQNLIYLHGDVGVGGGIIVGGELLGGDGGYGSEVGHMLVNPYQGRPCGCGSRGCLEAEVGERALLDEAGRPADHRGRDAVRAVVAAAEQGDAAARAALRHIGDWLGIGVANLINLFNPGVVIFGGTLCEVFPGAATQVRSRIAANVLPVSRDKARLAVSALGYDATLIGAAELGFSPLLTDPLGIPALAPPRR, from the coding sequence ATGCTGAAGGATCTGGCCGCGGACCGGCAGGCGCAGGGGGACACCCGTCGCCGCAACCTCGGCGCGCTGCTCCGCCGGGTCCACCTCGGCGGCCCGGCCTCCCGCGTCGAGCTGGCCGACCGGATGGGCGTCAACCGCAGCACGGTCCTGGCCCTCACCTCTGAACTCGCGGCGGCCGGCCTGGTCCGGGAGGTGCCCGCCACGGCGAGCGGCCGGGCGGGGCGTCCGTCCTTCGTGGTCCGGCCGGAGTCGGACACCGTCTACGTCCTGGCCTTCGACATCGCGGTCGACCGGCTCGTGGCCGCCCGCGTCGCCCTCGGCGGGGCGGTGTCGGCCCGGCTGGAGGCGACCCGGCCGCGGGCGGGCGTCGACCTCGACTCGGTGGTTTCCGTGCTCGCCGGTTTCGGGCGGGAGCTGCACCGGGACGCGCCGCCGGGGGCGGTGTGCGTGGGCATCGGAGCGTCCTACTGCGGGATGATCCGGCCGGGCGACGGGATGGTCCGGTTCGGGCCGGACCTGGGCTGGGTGGATCAGGCGTTCGGCGCCGAGCTGGCCCGGCGGCTGGACCTGGGCCTGCCGGTGCTGGTCGGCAACGAGGCCCACCTCGGCGCGATGGCGGAACACCAGCGCGGCGCCGGCGTCGGTGCGCAGAACCTGATCTACCTGCACGGCGACGTCGGCGTCGGCGGCGGGATCATCGTCGGCGGGGAGCTGCTCGGCGGCGACGGCGGGTACGGCTCCGAGGTGGGGCACATGCTCGTCAACCCGTACCAGGGTCGGCCCTGCGGCTGCGGCTCCCGGGGCTGCCTGGAGGCCGAGGTCGGCGAGCGGGCGCTGCTCGACGAAGCCGGCCGCCCGGCCGACCACCGGGGACGCGACGCGGTCCGGGCCGTGGTCGCCGCCGCCGAGCAGGGCGACGCCGCCGCCCGGGCGGCCCTGCGGCACATCGGTGACTGGCTGGGCATCGGGGTGGCCAACCTGATCAACCTGTTCAACCCCGGTGTGGTGATCTTCGGGGGCACGCTGTGCGAGGTGTTCCCCGGCGCGGCCACCCAGGTGCGCAGCCGGATCGCGGCGAACGTGCTGCCTGTCTCGCGGGACAAGGCCCGGCTTGCCGTCTCGGCGCTGGGCTACGACGCCACCCTGATCGGGGCGGCCGAACTGGGCTTCTCCCCGCTGCTGACCGACCCGCTCGGCATCCCGGCCCTGGCACCGCCCCGCCGGTAG